AGAGAGTAATGAGTCAATTGATATTCAATAGGATACTTTAAACAAAAAAAAATGAAAACGACACTCCAGAAACCTCAACTCCGTCAATTATTAAGGTTGGCCTTGGTTTTTCTATGCATGTTATCATTCAACAGCAACCTTTTCGGCCAAACCAAAAGCGATACTTTGCTAATCAAGGAAACAGTATTCAATTATCTTGAAGGACTCCATGACAACGATGCTGTAAGAGTAGAAAAAGCCATGCATCCTGAATTGGCAAAAAGACTGATCACCAAAGACAATAAAGGGAATTACAAGTTGGATATCATGGGATGGTCACACCTTTTGTTCAATATCAAAACGGTAGACTTTAAAACGATGTATAAAGCAGGTGTAAATCCTGAAGAGCCTTACCGGGTTGAAGTGATTTTTTATGACATATCCAACGATATCGCCACAGTCAAAGGCATACAGAACAAATTTGCTTTTTTTGATTACATACACTTAGGAAAAATCAACGGGGAATGGAAGATCATCAATATTTTATGGGCATGGAATTGAAATATTTTAAAATGAAAAAAACGATTTCACTTTTACTCTTACTTACCTTCTCTTCATTGCTTGGCTTTTCCCAAACCGAATTCAGCGAGGAAACCCAAAAGTATATTGCATACCGGGATGCTGTTATCGTCTTCAAAAATGCTTTGTTGATCGATGGTAAAGGCAATCCTGCCAAAACCAATCAGACCATCATGATCAGCAATGGTAAAATCACTTGGATAGGTGACGATACTGATGCAAGCCCACCAAAAGAGGCAAAAATCATAGACATGAATGGCAGAACTTTGATGCCAGGTTTGGTCATGTTGCATGAGCATATGTACATTTCGGGTCATTCCTTTGCGCCAAGAATGGCCCATTTGAAACAAACGCCTGTTACTTTTCCGAGGCTTTATTTGGGGTCTGGTGCTACCACTATCAGGACAGCAGGGAGTATAGAGCCATATTCAGACTTGAACCTCAAAATGGACATAGACGAGGGAAAGATTCCAGGCCCTTCGATGGAGGTTACAGCTCCCTACCTTGAAAGGAAAGGGTCCTTTTTTGCTCAAATGCCCAGAATCGAAACCCCGAAAGATGCCCGTGCCTTTGTCAATTATTGGGCAGATCAGGGTTTTACTTCCTTTAAGGGATACATGTTCTTAGACAAACCCTCTCTGCAAGCGGCTATAGATGCCGTGCATGAGAGAAACCTGAAAATTACTGCTCATTTGTGTGCGGTAACCTACAGAGAAGCAGCTGAAATGGGAATAGACCAATTGGAACATGGCTTTTACGCGAGTTCTGATTTTGTGGAAGGCAAAGCCGAAAACCAATGTCCTCCCAATCTCGATCCATCGCTTGCCAACTTGGATGTCAACAGCGATGAGGTCCGGAACCTACTACAATTCCTCATTGATAAGAAAGTAATTATCACTTCAACCTTGGCTGTCATGGAAGGCAGTATTTCAACCCAACCTGAACCTTGCGAGGAGTTGCTCAGCTATTTTTCGCCTACCAATAAGGAGTACTACCTCAACATGTTGTCCAGAAAAAATCCTCCCCAGGCCCAACGCTTGACGACAGTGTATTTGCCAACAATGCCAAAATGGAGAAGATGTTTTATGATATGGGGGGATTGCTCACTGTAGGTTCCGACCCGACGGGTAATGGAGGCACGATTGCAGGCTTTGGAAACTGGCGGGCCATTGAATTATTGGTGGAAGCGGATGGCTTCAGCCCATTGGAAGCGATCAAGATTGCCACTATGAACGGGTCAATTGCATTGGGATTTGAGGATAAAATCGGGACGGTTGAAATCGGAAAATCTGCCGACTTGTTGATCATTGACGGAGACCCTTCCAAGAACATCAGTGATTTGCGCAAAGTCCAATATGTATTCAAAAGCGGCGTAGGCTATGATTCAAAGAAATTGTTTGAGTCGGTGAGGGGAAAAGTTGGGTTTTATTAACAAAGGAAATTACCAATGACAGAATTTCGGAGCGTCATGCTGAACCTCGGGAAAGCCTGTCCCGTCCCGATAAATATCGGGATTCGGGGCATCTCCCGCGGTCCAGGGAAAGGAGGATTATGACCAAAAGGGTTAATTTTCCTCTAATTCAACTGTGTAATTGTACCTCCTGAGATCCCTCGTGCCTTGGGATGACGCAGAAACCGATGTCATTCTCCTTTCTATAAATATCAAATTTTAATAGCTCAGCATTACTTAAACAAACCCCAAA
This window of the Aquiflexum balticum DSM 16537 genome carries:
- a CDS encoding amidohydrolase family protein, with amino-acid sequence MEKMFYDMGGLLTVGSDPTGNGGTIAGFGNWRAIELLVEADGFSPLEAIKIATMNGSIALGFEDKIGTVEIGKSADLLIIDGDPSKNISDLRKVQYVFKSGVGYDSKKLFESVRGKVGFY
- a CDS encoding amidohydrolase family protein; its protein translation is MEDHQYFMGMELKYFKMKKTISLLLLLTFSSLLGFSQTEFSEETQKYIAYRDAVIVFKNALLIDGKGNPAKTNQTIMISNGKITWIGDDTDASPPKEAKIIDMNGRTLMPGLVMLHEHMYISGHSFAPRMAHLKQTPVTFPRLYLGSGATTIRTAGSIEPYSDLNLKMDIDEGKIPGPSMEVTAPYLERKGSFFAQMPRIETPKDARAFVNYWADQGFTSFKGYMFLDKPSLQAAIDAVHERNLKITAHLCAVTYREAAEMGIDQLEHGFYASSDFVEGKAENQCPPNLDPSLANLDVNSDEVRNLLQFLIDKKVIITSTLAVMEGSISTQPEPCEELLSYFSPTNKEYYLNMLSRKNPPQAQRLTTVYLPTMPKWRRCFMIWGDCSL
- a CDS encoding nuclear transport factor 2 family protein, yielding MKTTLQKPQLRQLLRLALVFLCMLSFNSNLFGQTKSDTLLIKETVFNYLEGLHDNDAVRVEKAMHPELAKRLITKDNKGNYKLDIMGWSHLLFNIKTVDFKTMYKAGVNPEEPYRVEVIFYDISNDIATVKGIQNKFAFFDYIHLGKINGEWKIINILWAWN